In Kineococcus sp. NBC_00420, a single genomic region encodes these proteins:
- a CDS encoding sugar ABC transporter substrate-binding protein, protein MPVASPRRPSFRAAALLLAVGLSATLTACSSSDASTGGGSGDVDQAGVTAAAAAVEAASVDPTFTLDAPAFAMSGIKGKKIFNIPNSSAIPYIQAVDDESATIAEKYGATWVEYTNQGTPTEHSAGIDQAISQGADLIVLAQGINADLLTPALQRAKTAGIPVIVTHTQQTGTTFSATSAPLIAAQVTAPFNEAAALIANWSIADSGGSVDAVIITSQEVPPSNGMVEAMQATLKENCPSCTSKVVNVPTTDWATKISGEVQTALQSDPEVNYVLPIYDSMSIYAQQGITATGKTGQVQMASFNGTPDLLKLIQDGDVMAMDVGENISWLAYSTLDQAGRVLTGAPIVEDGDEGTPLKVFTDDNVAETGTPPAAGTGYGDAYVAGYEALWGRP, encoded by the coding sequence GTGCCCGTCGCCTCGCCGCGCCGCCCCTCGTTCCGGGCCGCTGCCCTCCTCCTCGCCGTCGGCCTGTCCGCGACCCTCACCGCCTGCAGCAGTTCCGACGCCTCGACCGGTGGTGGTTCCGGCGACGTCGACCAGGCCGGGGTGACCGCGGCCGCGGCCGCGGTCGAGGCCGCCAGCGTCGACCCGACGTTCACCCTCGACGCCCCGGCGTTCGCGATGTCCGGTATCAAGGGCAAGAAGATCTTCAACATCCCGAACTCCAGCGCGATCCCCTACATCCAGGCCGTCGACGACGAGAGCGCGACGATCGCCGAGAAGTACGGAGCCACCTGGGTGGAGTACACCAACCAGGGCACCCCCACCGAGCACAGCGCCGGGATCGACCAGGCCATCAGCCAGGGCGCGGACCTCATCGTGCTCGCGCAGGGCATCAACGCCGACCTGCTGACCCCGGCCCTGCAACGGGCCAAGACCGCGGGCATCCCGGTCATCGTGACCCACACCCAGCAGACGGGGACGACGTTCAGCGCCACCTCGGCGCCCCTGATCGCGGCTCAGGTCACGGCCCCGTTCAACGAGGCCGCCGCCCTCATCGCGAACTGGTCCATCGCCGACTCCGGGGGTTCGGTCGACGCCGTCATCATCACCTCCCAGGAGGTGCCGCCCTCCAACGGCATGGTCGAGGCGATGCAGGCCACGCTGAAGGAGAACTGCCCCTCCTGCACGAGCAAGGTCGTCAACGTCCCGACCACCGACTGGGCGACGAAGATCTCCGGCGAGGTCCAGACCGCCCTGCAGTCCGACCCGGAGGTGAACTACGTCCTGCCGATCTACGACTCCATGTCGATCTACGCGCAGCAGGGCATCACCGCGACCGGGAAGACCGGCCAGGTCCAGATGGCCTCGTTCAACGGGACCCCCGACCTGCTGAAGCTCATCCAGGACGGCGACGTCATGGCGATGGACGTCGGCGAGAACATCTCCTGGCTGGCCTACTCGACGTTGGACCAGGCCGGGCGCGTCCTGACCGGGGCCCCGATCGTCGAGGACGGCGACGAGGGCACCCCGCTGAAGGTCTTCACCGACGACAACGTCGCCGAGACGGGCACCCCGCCGGCCGCCGGCACCGGCTACGGCGACGCC
- a CDS encoding carbon-nitrogen hydrolase family protein, with amino-acid sequence MSRVLRAAVVQAGESTEDLDANLDPLEALVRRASRRDDGTSPDLVLLPELITTPYFCTSRATDRSGWAQTLPGPTTGRFAALARELGVAIVWGMYERTGSDVLHNSAVAVDANGDLLPWRDADGNSRPAYRKLSLPANHVGGVDVDEKFFFSPGASPVVLDVLGVRFACVICYDRSFPEHWALARAMGAEVVLAVVSSLGSREELFLQELSIRAMESQVFVLAANRAGAEELNGHRVSYFGRSCAVDPTGAVLSEAPAHSAGAVLQVDLDLDLVTRTRAAFPLSRDRRSDVVELLARLVATR; translated from the coding sequence GTGAGCCGGGTCCTGCGCGCGGCGGTCGTCCAGGCCGGGGAGTCCACCGAAGACCTCGACGCGAACCTCGATCCACTGGAAGCGCTGGTGCGCAGGGCATCCCGACGCGACGACGGGACGTCCCCGGACCTCGTGCTGCTCCCGGAACTCATCACCACCCCCTACTTCTGCACCTCCCGGGCGACGGACCGCTCCGGGTGGGCGCAGACCCTGCCCGGGCCCACCACCGGACGCTTCGCCGCCCTCGCCCGCGAACTCGGGGTCGCGATCGTCTGGGGGATGTACGAGCGGACGGGTTCCGACGTCCTGCACAACTCCGCCGTCGCGGTCGACGCGAACGGCGACCTGCTCCCCTGGCGGGACGCCGACGGGAACAGCCGCCCGGCCTACCGGAAGTTGTCGTTGCCGGCCAACCACGTCGGTGGTGTCGACGTGGACGAGAAGTTCTTCTTCTCCCCCGGCGCCTCCCCCGTCGTCCTCGACGTGCTCGGGGTCCGCTTCGCCTGCGTCATCTGCTACGACCGGTCCTTCCCCGAGCACTGGGCGCTGGCCCGGGCGATGGGCGCCGAGGTCGTGCTGGCCGTCGTGAGTTCCCTGGGGAGCCGGGAGGAGCTGTTCCTGCAGGAACTGTCGATCCGGGCGATGGAGTCGCAGGTGTTCGTCCTCGCCGCCAACCGGGCCGGCGCCGAGGAGCTCAACGGCCACCGGGTCAGCTACTTCGGCCGTTCCTGCGCGGTCGACCCCACCGGCGCCGTCCTCTCCGAGGCACCCGCGCACTCCGCCGGAGCAGTCCTGCAGGTCGACCTGGACCTCGACCTGGTCACCCGCACCCGCGCGGCGTTCCCGTTGTCGCGCGACCGCCGTTCCGACGTCGTCGAACTGCTCGCCCGCCTCGTCGCGACCCGCTGA
- the rutA gene encoding pyrimidine utilization protein A, with protein MDVGVFIPIGNNGWLISTSSPQYMPSFELNKTIVQKAEQHGFDFALSMIKLRGFGGETEFWDHNLESFTLMAGLAAVTDRIKLYASTAILTLPPALVARMVSTIDSIAPGRIGVNIVTGWAPKEYSQMGLWPGDDHFRDRYRRAEEYVRVLRDLTENGRSDLEGEFYTMDDCVLSPRPGHIDVVAAGQSETGIRFAAENTEYDFLNGVGINTPTAMAPHGERLLAATKESGRDVGALALFMVIADETDELAMAKWHDYHANADLSALDYRADEAAADVHADADSTARTISLPEGAVNFNMGTLIGSYASVARMLDELSTVPGIAGVMLTFDDFVAGVDAFGERIQPLMTSRRHVAVPA; from the coding sequence GTGGACGTCGGCGTCTTCATCCCGATCGGCAACAACGGCTGGCTCATCTCCACGTCGTCGCCGCAGTACATGCCCAGCTTCGAACTGAACAAGACCATCGTCCAGAAGGCGGAGCAGCACGGGTTCGACTTCGCCCTCTCGATGATCAAACTCCGCGGTTTCGGCGGGGAGACGGAGTTCTGGGACCACAACCTGGAGTCCTTCACGTTGATGGCCGGGCTCGCGGCGGTCACCGACCGCATCAAGCTCTACGCCTCGACCGCGATCCTCACCCTGCCCCCGGCGTTGGTCGCCCGCATGGTGTCGACCATCGACTCGATCGCCCCCGGGCGGATCGGCGTGAACATCGTCACCGGGTGGGCCCCGAAGGAGTACTCGCAGATGGGTCTCTGGCCCGGCGACGACCACTTCCGCGACCGCTACCGCCGCGCCGAGGAGTACGTGCGGGTCCTGCGCGACCTCACCGAGAACGGTCGCAGCGACCTCGAGGGCGAGTTCTACACGATGGACGACTGCGTGCTCTCCCCCCGCCCCGGACACATCGACGTCGTCGCCGCCGGTCAGTCCGAGACCGGGATCCGCTTCGCGGCCGAGAACACCGAGTACGACTTCCTCAACGGCGTCGGGATCAACACCCCGACCGCGATGGCCCCGCACGGCGAACGCCTGCTGGCCGCGACGAAGGAGTCCGGGCGCGACGTCGGCGCGCTCGCCCTGTTCATGGTGATCGCCGACGAGACCGACGAGCTGGCCATGGCGAAGTGGCACGACTACCACGCCAACGCCGACCTCTCCGCCCTCGACTACCGCGCCGACGAGGCCGCCGCCGACGTGCACGCCGACGCTGACTCGACCGCCCGCACCATCTCCCTCCCCGAGGGCGCGGTGAACTTCAACATGGGAACCCTCATCGGTTCCTACGCCTCCGTCGCGCGGATGCTCGACGAGTTGTCCACGGTCCCCGGGATCGCCGGCGTCATGCTGACCTTCGACGACTTCGTCGCCGGCGTGGACGCGTTCGGGGAACGCATCCAGCCGCTCATGACCAGTCGCCGGCACGTGGCGGTCCCCGCGTGA
- a CDS encoding L,D-transpeptidase — MENSTYVQVRRRTIVAAVLAGVALPFGLTACQSDADSGAAGKPSASGTPSAPPATITVTPADLTGDVRPDAPVTVTAAGGKLTDVTVTAADGTPLAGAVDAAGTTWTSSAALAPATAYAVHAVATNTAGSAATRDSTLTTLTPTETAFPAVAPLAGSEVGVGMPVIVTFDAPVAKDKRSVVEQNMTVTGSPNPVAGSWNWRSDTKVEFRPEQYWPAHSTVHVGLALGAIEVAPGVWGKSRDIDFTIGSAMLSTVDIGAHTLTVTRDGEVLKTIPVTLGQSGSGGQFVTRSGTKVIMSLEKSREMNSETTGIGQDDPRYYNLDVKYAMRLTNSGEFLHAAPWSVASQGRANVSHGCTGMSTENAQWMFQNSKVGDVVTYTGSDRGIEPGNGFNVWNETYDQWRQGSALTA; from the coding sequence GTGGAGAACAGCACGTACGTCCAGGTGCGGCGACGCACGATCGTCGCGGCGGTCCTGGCAGGGGTCGCCCTGCCGTTCGGGCTGACCGCCTGCCAGTCGGACGCCGACTCCGGCGCGGCCGGGAAGCCGTCCGCGAGCGGGACGCCGTCCGCACCGCCGGCCACGATCACCGTGACCCCGGCCGACCTGACCGGTGACGTCCGTCCGGACGCACCCGTCACCGTCACCGCGGCCGGGGGCAAGCTCACCGACGTCACCGTGACCGCGGCCGACGGCACCCCGCTGGCCGGTGCCGTGGACGCCGCCGGGACCACGTGGACCAGCAGCGCGGCACTCGCGCCGGCCACGGCCTACGCCGTGCACGCCGTCGCCACGAACACCGCGGGTTCGGCCGCGACGCGGGACAGCACCCTCACGACGTTGACCCCGACCGAGACAGCCTTCCCGGCCGTGGCGCCGCTGGCCGGTTCCGAGGTCGGGGTCGGGATGCCGGTCATCGTCACCTTCGACGCCCCCGTCGCCAAGGACAAGCGCAGCGTCGTCGAGCAGAACATGACCGTCACGGGGTCCCCGAACCCCGTCGCCGGGTCGTGGAACTGGCGTTCCGACACCAAGGTCGAGTTCCGGCCCGAGCAGTACTGGCCCGCGCACAGCACGGTGCACGTCGGCCTCGCGCTCGGCGCGATCGAGGTCGCCCCGGGCGTGTGGGGCAAGAGCCGCGACATCGACTTCACGATCGGCTCCGCGATGCTCAGCACCGTCGACATCGGCGCGCACACCCTCACCGTCACCCGCGACGGTGAGGTCCTCAAGACCATCCCCGTCACCCTGGGGCAGTCCGGCAGCGGCGGGCAGTTCGTCACCCGCAGCGGCACCAAGGTGATCATGAGTCTCGAGAAGTCCCGGGAGATGAACTCCGAGACCACCGGCATCGGGCAGGACGACCCGCGCTACTACAACCTCGACGTGAAGTACGCGATGCGTCTCACCAACTCGGGGGAGTTCCTGCACGCCGCCCCGTGGTCCGTCGCCTCGCAGGGCAGGGCGAACGTCAGTCACGGCTGCACGGGCATGAGCACCGAGAACGCGCAGTGGATGTTCCAGAACTCCAAGGTCGGTGACGTCGTGACCTACACCGGCAGCGACCGCGGCATCGAACCCGGCAACGGCTTCAACGTGTGGAACGAGACCTACGACCAGTGGCGCCAGGGCTCCGCGCTGACCGCCTGA
- a CDS encoding lysylphosphatidylglycerol synthase transmembrane domain-containing protein has translation MAPGLRADRLRRRRLWARRSWRALLAVATVVAVVVLVHRLQGADLGERLRSADPGWVTIAAIVAVVPLLGNVASMTALSPVRIPVVRTCLLWLATSFVNLVTPSSTGGVALTVRYLQQRGLPLAVAATTIGIVQSTSFVVTAVLLLGCVLLAGREPEAGVSLPWPVLGGAVVLAGVLFLVVRWWPRARRLVAEKVVEPVRAEWPALRRVLTHPTRVLVALLGHLAVPLGFASTLLCCARAVGGDPSLPLLVLVVVGSSAVAAAIPVPGGIGASEASLAAGLVASGLDPVPALSAALLYRALTFWLRVPFAWVALLWLRRRRAV, from the coding sequence GTGGCGCCAGGGCTCCGCGCTGACCGCCTGAGACGCCGCCGACTGTGGGCCCGTCGCTCCTGGCGGGCCCTCCTCGCGGTCGCCACCGTCGTGGCCGTGGTCGTCCTCGTGCACCGTCTGCAGGGGGCCGACCTGGGGGAGCGGCTGCGCTCCGCCGACCCCGGCTGGGTGACGATCGCCGCGATCGTCGCCGTCGTCCCCCTGCTCGGCAACGTCGCCTCCATGACGGCCCTCTCGCCCGTGCGGATCCCGGTCGTGCGGACCTGCCTGCTCTGGCTCGCGACGTCCTTCGTCAACCTCGTCACCCCGTCGAGCACCGGGGGGGTCGCGCTGACCGTCCGCTACCTGCAGCAGCGGGGCCTGCCGCTCGCGGTCGCGGCCACCACCATCGGCATCGTCCAGTCCACCTCGTTCGTCGTCACCGCGGTGCTCCTGCTCGGCTGCGTCCTCCTCGCGGGTCGCGAGCCCGAGGCCGGGGTGTCGCTGCCCTGGCCGGTCCTCGGCGGGGCGGTCGTGCTCGCGGGCGTGCTGTTCCTCGTCGTCCGCTGGTGGCCCCGCGCCCGGCGTCTCGTCGCCGAGAAGGTGGTCGAGCCGGTCCGGGCGGAATGGCCGGCGCTGCGCCGCGTCCTGACCCACCCGACCCGCGTCCTGGTGGCCCTGCTCGGACACCTGGCGGTGCCCCTGGGGTTCGCCTCCACCCTGCTCTGCTGCGCCCGTGCGGTCGGGGGAGACCCCTCGCTGCCCCTGCTGGTGCTCGTCGTCGTCGGGAGCTCCGCCGTCGCCGCCGCGATCCCCGTTCCGGGGGGCATCGGCGCCTCCGAGGCCTCACTGGCCGCGGGACTGGTGGCGTCGGGGCTCGACCCGGTGCCCGCTCTCTCCGCCGCGCTCCTCTACCGGGCCCTGACGTTCTGGCTCCGCGTACCCTTCGCCTGGGTCGCTCTCCTCTGGCTGCGGCGGCGCCGCGCGGTCTAG
- a CDS encoding SDR family oxidoreductase, with protein MTSPLAPDTLTGKRVLVTGSSRGIGAQTVTYFAQAGASVVINYRNKAVRAEKLVAQLTESGATAFAVAADLTDDASVTAMFDTVRAELGGLDVLVLNASGGMEQGMAEDYAMQLNRDAQVRVLQTALPLLAAGSRIVFVTSHQAHFINTTETMPEYEAVARSKRAGEDALRALLPDLEARGIEFVVVSGDMIEGTITATLLERSNPGALATRKEAAGKLYDVAEFAAEVASAAVDPVPADHTRYVGDTGSFTG; from the coding sequence GTGACTTCCCCCCTCGCCCCTGACACCCTGACCGGCAAGCGCGTCCTCGTCACCGGTTCCTCCCGCGGCATCGGCGCCCAGACCGTCACGTACTTCGCTCAGGCGGGTGCGTCCGTGGTGATCAACTACCGCAACAAGGCCGTCCGCGCCGAGAAGCTCGTCGCCCAGCTCACCGAGTCGGGCGCCACGGCCTTCGCCGTCGCCGCGGACCTGACGGACGACGCCTCCGTCACCGCGATGTTCGACACGGTCCGCGCCGAACTCGGTGGTCTCGACGTGCTGGTGCTCAACGCCTCGGGCGGCATGGAACAGGGCATGGCCGAGGACTACGCGATGCAGCTCAACCGCGACGCCCAGGTGCGCGTCCTGCAGACCGCGCTCCCCCTGCTCGCCGCCGGCTCCCGCATCGTCTTCGTCACCAGCCACCAGGCGCACTTCATCAACACGACCGAGACCATGCCGGAGTACGAAGCGGTCGCGCGCAGCAAGCGGGCCGGAGAGGACGCACTGCGGGCTCTCCTCCCCGATCTCGAGGCGCGCGGGATCGAGTTCGTCGTCGTGTCCGGGGACATGATCGAGGGCACCATCACCGCCACCCTGCTCGAACGCTCCAACCCCGGTGCGCTGGCCACCCGCAAGGAGGCCGCCGGCAAGCTCTACGACGTCGCCGAGTTCGCCGCCGAGGTGGCGAGTGCCGCGGTCGACCCGGTCCCCGCGGACCACACCCGCTACGTCGGCGACACGGGCAGCTTCACCGGCTGA
- the qcrB gene encoding cytochrome bc1 complex cytochrome b subunit codes for MSTIDKAAGGVANFADDTVGASKVVNGFARKIFPDHWSFMLGEITLYSFVILLLTGTFLTFFYEPSAAETTYNGIYLPLTGQHVSEAYESTLRLSFDVRGGLLMRQVHHWAALVFVAATVVHMCRVFFTGAFRKPREVNWVIGVLLAVLAVGEGFTGYSLPDDLLSGTGIRIASAIILAIPVVGSYISFFLFGGEFPGTDFIPRFFTIHILLLPAIMLALIAVHLMFVVVHKHTQYPGPGRTEDNVVGFPLFPVYMAKAGGFFFLVFGVIALIASLVSINPIWAYGSYDPSPVTAGSQPDWYMGWTDGAVRLMPGWLEFQLWGHTFSFNILMALVICGLMVLAAVVYPWIEQAATGDRREHHLLDRPRNQPTRTGLGVMALTFYVLLWISGGNDIIAHMFSLSINDITRFLRLAVFVLPALAFVITKRICLGLQRADREKALHGRETGRIVRLPHGEFIEVHAPLTDLERWTLVQHDNPRPMEIDDRVDAGNPDTIYGKIQRQLSKFYFEDRVEPVTPTELAASHHDEHSELENAHADELERGDNPAIGTSQTTHG; via the coding sequence ATGAGCACCATCGACAAGGCGGCCGGTGGCGTCGCGAACTTCGCCGACGACACCGTCGGCGCGAGCAAGGTCGTCAACGGGTTCGCCCGCAAGATCTTCCCCGACCACTGGTCGTTCATGCTCGGCGAGATCACGCTGTACAGCTTCGTGATCCTGCTGCTCACGGGCACCTTCCTCACGTTCTTCTACGAGCCGTCCGCGGCCGAGACGACGTACAACGGCATCTACCTGCCGCTGACGGGACAGCACGTCTCGGAGGCCTACGAGTCCACCCTGCGGTTGTCCTTCGACGTCCGTGGTGGACTGCTGATGCGCCAAGTCCACCACTGGGCCGCGCTGGTCTTCGTGGCCGCGACGGTCGTGCACATGTGCCGGGTGTTCTTCACCGGCGCGTTCCGCAAGCCGCGTGAGGTCAACTGGGTCATCGGCGTCCTGCTCGCCGTCCTCGCCGTCGGCGAGGGGTTCACCGGGTACTCGCTGCCGGACGACCTCCTCTCCGGTACCGGTATCCGCATCGCGTCGGCGATCATCCTCGCGATCCCGGTGGTCGGGAGCTACATCAGCTTCTTCCTCTTCGGTGGCGAGTTCCCCGGGACGGACTTCATCCCGCGGTTCTTCACCATCCACATCCTGCTGCTGCCGGCGATCATGCTCGCGCTCATCGCGGTGCACCTCATGTTCGTCGTCGTGCACAAGCACACCCAGTACCCCGGCCCGGGCCGCACCGAGGACAACGTCGTCGGCTTCCCCCTCTTCCCGGTGTACATGGCCAAGGCCGGCGGGTTCTTCTTCCTGGTCTTCGGGGTCATCGCCCTCATCGCGTCGCTGGTCTCGATCAACCCGATCTGGGCCTACGGCTCCTACGACCCCTCGCCCGTCACCGCCGGTTCGCAGCCGGACTGGTACATGGGTTGGACCGACGGTGCAGTCCGGCTGATGCCGGGGTGGCTGGAGTTCCAGCTGTGGGGTCACACCTTCTCGTTCAACATCCTGATGGCTCTCGTCATCTGCGGCTTGATGGTCCTCGCGGCGGTCGTCTACCCCTGGATCGAGCAGGCGGCGACGGGCGACCGTCGTGAGCACCACCTGCTGGACCGGCCGCGCAACCAGCCGACCCGTACGGGTCTCGGTGTGATGGCGCTGACGTTCTACGTCCTGCTGTGGATCTCGGGCGGCAACGACATCATCGCCCACATGTTCTCGTTGTCGATCAACGACATCACGCGCTTCCTGCGGCTCGCCGTATTCGTCCTCCCGGCCCTCGCGTTCGTCATCACCAAGCGCATCTGCCTCGGCCTGCAGCGGGCCGACCGCGAAAAGGCGTTGCACGGTCGCGAGACCGGGCGCATCGTCCGCCTCCCCCACGGTGAGTTCATCGAGGTCCACGCCCCGTTGACCGATTTGGAGCGGTGGACCCTGGTCCAGCACGACAACCCGCGCCCCATGGAGATCGACGACCGCGTCGACGCTGGGAACCCGGACACGATCTACGGGAAGATCCAGCGCCAGCTGTCGAAGTTCTACTTCGAAGACCGCGTCGAGCCGGTGACCCCGACGGAACTGGCCGCCTCGCACCACGACGAGCACAGTGAGCTCGAGAACGCCCACGCCGACGAGCTCGAGCGGGGTGACAACCCGGCCATCGGGACGTCGCAGACGACCCACGGCTGA
- the qcrA gene encoding cytochrome bc1 complex Rieske iron-sulfur subunit yields the protein MSDIERAEEAHGQANTTLAKPSGGVPDRFDNPGLPEHRHRMGDTDPAAARRAERQVAFFLILSMIGTIGIIVSIIAIKYDDSFERVSLSTKAIGLSMFVSLFALGVGAVHWAKTLMPDDERIDLRHRQRGTTAERDEAVGILKEGTAEAGLGRRPLIRNTLVGALALFPIPAVFFFRDTGPLPGNKLSITMWEAGTHLVKDPEGGRIRAADVSIGSVVHVLPEGIENAESVLNEKAKSAVLLMRLDEGLLTQKSAEWGVDGTVAYSKICTHMGCPVALYEQQTHHLLCPCHQSTFDLTQDCKVIFGPAKRALPQLPIAVDDEGYLVATDGFDEAVGPSFWERG from the coding sequence ATGAGCGACATCGAACGCGCCGAAGAGGCGCACGGGCAGGCGAACACCACCCTCGCCAAGCCCTCAGGCGGCGTTCCCGACCGCTTCGACAACCCGGGGCTGCCGGAGCACCGGCACCGCATGGGTGACACCGACCCGGCCGCCGCCCGGCGCGCCGAACGTCAGGTCGCCTTCTTCCTGATCCTCTCGATGATCGGCACGATCGGGATCATCGTCTCGATCATCGCGATCAAGTACGACGACAGCTTCGAGCGGGTCAGCCTGTCGACGAAGGCGATCGGCCTGTCGATGTTCGTCTCCCTCTTCGCCCTCGGGGTCGGGGCGGTGCACTGGGCCAAGACCCTCATGCCCGACGACGAGCGCATCGACCTCCGTCACCGCCAGCGCGGGACCACCGCCGAGCGTGACGAAGCCGTGGGGATCCTCAAGGAGGGCACCGCGGAGGCCGGTCTGGGGCGTCGTCCGCTCATCCGCAACACCCTCGTCGGTGCGCTGGCACTCTTCCCGATCCCCGCGGTGTTCTTCTTCCGCGACACGGGTCCGCTGCCCGGCAACAAGCTCTCCATCACGATGTGGGAAGCGGGCACCCACCTGGTCAAGGACCCCGAGGGTGGTCGCATCCGTGCGGCGGACGTCAGCATCGGGTCTGTCGTCCACGTGCTGCCCGAAGGCATCGAGAACGCCGAGTCGGTCCTCAACGAGAAGGCCAAGTCGGCCGTGCTGCTCATGCGTCTGGACGAGGGTCTGCTGACGCAGAAGTCCGCAGAGTGGGGGGTCGACGGAACCGTCGCCTACTCCAAGATCTGCACTCACATGGGCTGCCCGGTGGCCCTCTACGAACAGCAGACCCACCACCTGCTGTGCCCGTGTCACCAGTCGACGTTCGACCTGACGCAAGACTGCAAGGTGATCTTCGGCCCCGCCAAGAGGGCCCTCCCCCAACTGCCCATCGCGGTGGATGACGAGGGGTACCTCGTGGCGACGGACGGCTTCGACGAAGCCGTGGGCCCGAGCTTCTGGGAGCGCGGATGA
- the qcrC gene encoding cytochrome bc1 complex diheme cytochrome c subunit, translated as MAVVVLIALALLLVGGLYAAVAPRDAQATTATASADDVEAGKKLFLANCSTCHGLNAQGGGVVEGKNPGPSLIGVGAAAVDFQVGSGRMPLAQSGAQAPEVSKVRFSQDQINQMAAYIASLAPGPAMPTDEQLDTSSVSKEQLAQGAAIFRTNCAMCHNFAGKGGALTAGKYAPSLDGVSAKHIYEAMVSGPQSMPVFNNNTISTEDKTAIIAWLTNEDVRPDPGGLTLGSIGPVSEGLLAWIGGIGLLIGVSVWLGMKSS; from the coding sequence ATGGCCGTCGTCGTGCTGATCGCGTTGGCGCTCCTCCTCGTCGGCGGCCTGTACGCCGCGGTGGCCCCGCGCGACGCGCAGGCGACCACCGCGACCGCGTCGGCCGACGACGTCGAGGCGGGCAAGAAGCTGTTCCTCGCCAACTGCAGCACCTGCCACGGGCTCAACGCGCAGGGTGGCGGCGTGGTCGAGGGCAAGAACCCCGGCCCCTCCCTCATCGGCGTGGGCGCCGCGGCCGTCGACTTCCAGGTCGGCTCCGGGCGCATGCCGTTGGCCCAGTCGGGCGCCCAGGCCCCCGAGGTGAGCAAGGTCCGCTTCTCGCAGGACCAGATCAACCAGATGGCGGCGTACATCGCCTCCCTCGCCCCGGGCCCGGCCATGCCGACGGACGAGCAGCTCGACACCAGCTCGGTCAGCAAGGAGCAGCTCGCGCAGGGCGCCGCGATCTTCCGCACCAACTGCGCGATGTGCCACAACTTCGCCGGCAAGGGTGGAGCTCTCACGGCCGGCAAGTACGCGCCGAGCCTCGACGGGGTCTCCGCCAAGCACATCTACGAGGCCATGGTCTCGGGCCCGCAGTCGATGCCGGTCTTCAACAACAACACCATCAGCACCGAGGACAAGACGGCGATCATCGCCTGGCTGACCAACGAGGACGTGCGGCCGGACCCGGGCGGCCTCACGCTGGGTTCCATCGGCCCGGTCTCCGAGGGTCTGCTGGCCTGGATCGGCGGCATCGGCCTCCTGATCGGCGTCTCCGTCTGGTTGGGGATGAAGTCGTCCTGA
- the ctaE gene encoding aa3-type cytochrome oxidase subunit III, giving the protein MIVRVASAQAVQSSTPSPAHGSVNRPNMVSVGVIVWLSSELMFFAGLFAMYFTIRSVAPALWESGPELLNVPFSSVNTTILVISSFWCQFGVFAAERFQPRRLGKLHQLSKWGMQEWFVLTYIFGALFVAGQVFEYAELAHEGLTIATNAYGSVFILATGFHGIHVFGGLIAFLMVIGRSFAVKRFGHQEATSAIVVSYYWHFVDVVWIGLFTIIYILK; this is encoded by the coding sequence ATGATTGTGCGCGTGGCGAGTGCACAGGCTGTCCAGAGCAGTACCCCGAGTCCGGCCCACGGGTCCGTGAACCGACCGAACATGGTGTCGGTCGGCGTGATCGTGTGGCTGTCGAGCGAGCTCATGTTCTTCGCGGGCCTGTTCGCCATGTACTTCACGATCAGGTCGGTGGCCCCGGCGCTCTGGGAGTCCGGACCCGAGCTGCTGAACGTGCCGTTCTCCAGCGTCAACACGACGATCCTCGTGATCTCGTCGTTCTGGTGCCAGTTCGGGGTGTTCGCCGCGGAGCGCTTCCAGCCGCGCCGCCTCGGCAAGCTCCACCAGCTCTCCAAGTGGGGCATGCAGGAGTGGTTCGTCCTCACCTACATCTTCGGAGCGCTCTTCGTCGCCGGTCAGGTCTTCGAGTACGCAGAACTCGCGCACGAGGGTCTGACCATCGCCACCAACGCCTACGGCTCGGTCTTCATCCTCGCCACCGGCTTCCACGGCATCCACGTCTTCGGCGGTCTGATCGCCTTCCTCATGGTCATCGGCCGGTCCTTCGCGGTGAAGCGCTTCGGGCACCAGGAGGCGACCAGCGCCATCGTCGTCTCGTACTACTGGCACTTCGTCGACGTCGTGTGGATCGGTCTGTTCACGATCATCTACATCCTGAAGTAA